The Catenuloplanes niger genome includes a window with the following:
- a CDS encoding 4Fe-4S dicluster domain-containing protein: MDSLLGPQDDSLLGPRDGGRSGRIDGGAAGPGRNSLYGPLDPAPDAGYVDAPPRMGFFTDTSVCIGCKACEVACKEWNGVPADGYDLLGQSFDNTGGLTANSWRAVHFIEQPMPASAPAPAPAPAAAPVALGMPGLGPPAGTARPDFRWLMMSNVCKHCTHAACLDVCPTGALFRTEFGTVVVQEDICNGCGYCIPACPYGVVDQRKDDGRAWKCTLCYDRIGDGLTPACAQACPTESIQYGELSELRQRAADRVDALRAAGETTARLYGHDENDGVGGDGAFFLLLDEPEVYGLPPDPVVTTRDLPAMWKRAGVAALAMVGAAIVAFAGRSR; encoded by the coding sequence ATGGATAGCCTCTTGGGCCCCCAGGATGACAGCCTCTTGGGCCCCCGGGACGGCGGCCGCTCCGGCCGTATCGATGGTGGTGCTGCCGGTCCGGGGAGGAACAGTCTCTACGGTCCGCTGGATCCGGCGCCGGACGCCGGTTACGTCGACGCGCCGCCGCGGATGGGGTTCTTCACCGACACCAGCGTGTGCATCGGCTGCAAGGCGTGCGAGGTGGCCTGCAAGGAGTGGAACGGCGTGCCCGCGGACGGGTACGACCTGCTCGGCCAGTCCTTCGACAACACCGGCGGGCTGACCGCGAACTCGTGGCGGGCGGTGCACTTCATCGAGCAGCCGATGCCGGCCTCCGCTCCGGCCCCGGCCCCGGCTCCGGCCGCCGCGCCCGTCGCGCTGGGCATGCCGGGGCTCGGGCCGCCGGCCGGCACGGCACGGCCGGACTTCCGCTGGCTGATGATGTCCAACGTGTGCAAGCACTGCACGCACGCGGCCTGCCTGGACGTGTGCCCGACGGGCGCGCTGTTCCGCACCGAGTTCGGCACGGTCGTGGTGCAGGAGGACATCTGCAACGGCTGCGGCTACTGCATCCCGGCCTGCCCGTACGGCGTGGTCGACCAGCGCAAGGACGACGGCCGCGCGTGGAAGTGCACGCTCTGCTACGACCGGATCGGGGACGGGCTCACGCCCGCGTGCGCGCAGGCCTGCCCGACCGAGTCCATCCAGTACGGCGAGCTGTCCGAGCTGCGGCAGCGGGCCGCCGACCGGGTGGACGCGCTGCGGGCGGCGGGGGAGACCACCGCGCGGCTCTACGGGCACGACGAGAACGACGGTGTCGGCGGCGACGGCGCGTTCTTCCTGCTCCTCGACGAGCCGGAGGTGTACGGCCTGCCGCCGGACCCGGTCGTCACCACCCGCGACCTGCCTGCGATGTGGAAGCGCGCGGGCGTGGCCGCGCTGGCGATGGTGGGCGCGGCGATAGTGGCGTTCGCGGGGCGGTCCCGGTGA
- the fdh gene encoding formate dehydrogenase → MGVKTFIEGWPVWRQLTGTDPLGRGLAAQSRRSKELTSRTETADSVAKSVCPYCAVGCGQRVFVKDGQVTQIEGDPDSPISRGRLCPKGSASKSLVTNPDRQRTVLYRRPFGTDWEELDLDTAMEMIADRVVAAREQTWEDRDAAGRPLNRTLGIASLGGATLDNEENYLIKKLFTAMGAIQIENQARIUHSATVPGLGTSFGRGGATGFQQDLANADCIIIQGSNMAEAHPVGFQWVMEAKKRGATIIHVDPRFTRTSALAHKHVPIRAGADIAFLGGVVRYILDNELDFREYVLAYTNAATIVSGDFQDTEDLDGLFSGYDPEHNVYDQTTWAYEGQRAQADTEGEEHSERETASGLQQESHGEPIPGGTRRDETLQDPRCVYQILKRHFARYTPEVVESLTGVPQADFLRVCEAWTRNSGRERTTALVYSVGWTQHSVGVQYIRTGAIIQLLLGNMGRPGGGIMALRGHASIQGSTDIPTLFNLLPGYLPMPVAGRHDTFDEWIDGIRHPGQKGFWANARSYAVNLLKAYWGDAATAENDYGYGWMPRLTGDHGTYQQVLNMIDGKVKGYFLLGQNPAVGSAHGKAQRLGMANLDWLVVRDLYQIESATFWRNGPEVETGEITPETCRTEVFFMPAASHVEKEGTFTQTQRLLQWREKAVDPPQDCRSELWFFYHLGRMVRERLAGSTLPRDRAVLELAWDYPVHGEEREPSALDVLKEINGYEVASGRPLSSFTEMKDDGSTLGGCWIYTGVFRDGVNQAARRKPRSAQDEVAAEWGWAWPANRRTLYNRASADPAGVPWSPRKAYVWWDPEKGEWTGKDVPDFERTKPPSYRPPAGATGVDAIAGDDAFIMQGDGKGWLFVPSGLIDGPMPTHYEPAESPIRNPLYRQQGNPTRKIYVRADNVINPSPPEAHSEVFPYIFTVSRLTEHHTAGGMSRTLPYLAELQPGLFVEVSPTLAASLGLAHMDWAHLVTGRSAVEARVFVTDRLRPLRVEGRTVHQIWLPYHFGANGVVTGDSTNDLFGITLDPNTLIQESKIGTCDLVPGRRPTGKELLEYVADYRRRAGLTDDHVTPIQTTGDDDG, encoded by the coding sequence GTGGGCGTGAAGACCTTCATCGAGGGCTGGCCCGTGTGGCGGCAGCTCACCGGCACCGACCCGCTCGGGCGCGGGCTCGCGGCGCAGTCCAGGCGCTCCAAGGAGCTCACCTCGCGCACCGAGACCGCGGACTCCGTGGCCAAGTCGGTCTGTCCCTACTGCGCGGTCGGCTGCGGCCAGCGCGTGTTCGTCAAGGACGGGCAGGTCACCCAGATCGAGGGCGACCCGGACAGCCCGATCTCCCGCGGCCGTCTCTGCCCGAAGGGCTCGGCCAGCAAGAGCCTGGTCACGAACCCGGACCGGCAGCGCACCGTGCTCTACCGCCGGCCGTTCGGCACGGACTGGGAAGAGCTCGACCTGGACACGGCGATGGAGATGATCGCCGACCGGGTCGTCGCGGCGCGCGAGCAGACCTGGGAGGACCGGGACGCGGCCGGCCGGCCGCTGAACCGCACGCTCGGCATCGCGAGCCTGGGCGGCGCCACGCTGGACAACGAAGAGAACTATCTGATCAAGAAGCTCTTCACCGCGATGGGCGCGATCCAGATCGAGAACCAGGCGCGTATTTGACACTCCGCCACCGTTCCCGGTCTGGGAACTTCCTTCGGCCGTGGCGGGGCCACCGGGTTCCAGCAGGACCTGGCGAACGCGGACTGCATCATCATCCAGGGCTCGAACATGGCCGAGGCACACCCGGTCGGGTTCCAGTGGGTGATGGAGGCGAAGAAGCGCGGCGCGACGATCATCCACGTCGACCCGCGGTTCACCCGGACCAGCGCGCTCGCGCACAAGCACGTGCCGATCCGGGCCGGTGCGGACATCGCGTTCCTCGGCGGCGTCGTGCGCTACATCCTGGACAACGAGCTCGACTTCCGGGAGTACGTGCTGGCGTACACGAACGCGGCCACGATCGTCTCCGGCGACTTCCAGGACACCGAGGACCTGGACGGGCTCTTCTCCGGCTACGACCCGGAGCACAACGTCTACGACCAGACCACCTGGGCGTACGAGGGACAGCGCGCGCAGGCCGACACCGAGGGGGAGGAGCACTCGGAGCGGGAGACCGCGTCCGGACTGCAGCAGGAGTCGCACGGCGAGCCGATCCCCGGCGGGACGCGCCGGGACGAGACGCTCCAGGACCCGCGGTGCGTCTACCAGATCCTCAAGCGGCACTTCGCGCGCTACACACCGGAGGTCGTCGAGAGCCTCACCGGCGTACCCCAGGCCGACTTCCTGCGGGTCTGCGAGGCCTGGACGCGGAACTCCGGCCGGGAGCGGACCACGGCGCTGGTCTACTCGGTCGGCTGGACCCAGCACAGCGTGGGCGTGCAGTACATCCGGACCGGCGCGATCATCCAGCTGCTGCTCGGCAACATGGGCCGGCCCGGCGGCGGGATCATGGCGCTGCGCGGGCACGCCAGCATCCAGGGGTCGACCGACATCCCCACGCTGTTCAACCTGCTGCCCGGCTACCTGCCGATGCCGGTCGCGGGCCGGCACGACACGTTCGACGAGTGGATCGACGGCATCCGGCACCCGGGCCAGAAGGGCTTCTGGGCGAACGCGCGCTCCTACGCGGTCAACCTGCTCAAGGCGTACTGGGGCGACGCGGCCACGGCGGAGAACGACTACGGGTACGGCTGGATGCCCCGGCTGACCGGCGACCACGGCACCTACCAGCAGGTCCTGAACATGATCGACGGGAAGGTCAAGGGCTACTTCCTGCTCGGGCAGAACCCGGCGGTCGGCTCCGCGCACGGCAAGGCGCAGCGGCTCGGCATGGCGAACCTGGACTGGCTGGTCGTCCGCGACCTGTACCAGATCGAGAGCGCCACGTTCTGGAGGAACGGGCCGGAGGTCGAGACCGGGGAGATCACGCCGGAGACCTGCCGGACCGAGGTGTTCTTCATGCCGGCCGCCAGCCACGTGGAGAAGGAGGGCACGTTCACCCAGACGCAGCGCCTCCTGCAGTGGCGCGAGAAGGCGGTCGACCCACCGCAGGACTGCCGCTCGGAGCTGTGGTTCTTCTACCACCTGGGCCGCATGGTCCGGGAGCGGCTGGCCGGCTCGACGCTGCCCCGGGACCGTGCGGTGCTGGAGCTGGCGTGGGACTACCCGGTGCACGGCGAGGAGCGGGAACCCAGCGCGCTCGACGTGCTCAAGGAGATCAACGGGTACGAGGTGGCGAGCGGCCGCCCGCTGTCCTCGTTCACCGAGATGAAGGACGACGGCAGCACGCTGGGCGGCTGCTGGATCTACACCGGCGTGTTCCGGGACGGGGTGAACCAGGCCGCCCGCCGCAAGCCGCGGTCCGCACAGGACGAGGTGGCCGCGGAGTGGGGCTGGGCCTGGCCGGCGAACCGGCGCACGCTCTACAACCGGGCCTCCGCGGACCCGGCCGGTGTGCCGTGGTCCCCCCGGAAGGCGTACGTCTGGTGGGACCCGGAGAAGGGCGAGTGGACCGGGAAGGACGTGCCGGACTTCGAGCGGACCAAGCCGCCGTCCTACCGGCCGCCGGCCGGCGCCACCGGGGTGGACGCGATCGCGGGCGACGACGCCTTCATCATGCAGGGCGACGGGAAGGGCTGGCTGTTCGTGCCGAGCGGGCTGATCGACGGCCCGATGCCGACGCACTACGAGCCGGCCGAGTCGCCGATCCGCAACCCGCTCTACCGGCAGCAGGGCAACCCGACCCGGAAGATCTACGTGCGCGCGGACAACGTGATCAACCCGAGTCCGCCGGAGGCGCACAGCGAGGTCTTCCCGTACATCTTCACGGTCAGCCGGCTCACCGAGCACCACACGGCCGGCGGGATGAGCCGCACGCTGCCGTACCTGGCGGAGCTGCAACCGGGCCTGTTCGTCGAGGTGTCGCCGACGCTGGCCGCCTCGCTCGGCCTGGCGCACATGGACTGGGCGCACCTGGTGACCGGGCGGTCCGCGGTGGAGGCACGGGTGTTCGTCACCGACCGGCTGCGGCCGCTGCGCGTCGAGGGACGGACCGTGCACCAGATCTGGCTGCCGTACCACTTCGGCGCGAACGGCGTGGTCACCGGCGACTCGACGAACGACCTGTTCGGCATCACGCTCGACCCGAACACGCTGATCCAGGAGAGCAAGATCGGCACGTGTGATCTGGTGCCGGGGCGGCGACCGACGGGTAAGGAATTGCTGGAGTACGTCGCCGACTACCGGCGCCGGGCCGGCCTGACCGATGACCACGTGACGCCGATCCAGACGACCGGGGATGACGATGGATAG
- the nrfD gene encoding NrfD/PsrC family molybdoenzyme membrane anchor subunit, translating into MSAAPGTPERDDAAPGTGQAAGPGAGQHGSSVGAGGSGVGKAGQGVDRRGERDVAGRPGRRGRSRSREEIMVPEAEFRSYYNRPIVKAAVWKHDIAAYLFTGGLAAGSALLGAGGDVTGRPALRRAGRLAALGAIGASTYFLIADLGRPARFHHMLRIARPTSPMSMGTWILSAFGGAAGVAAAAELAPALLPERGPLGLVRRAMPATGRAAGLAAAAVAPALATYTAVLLADTATPSWHEAYPELPFVFGGSALASGAAVGLIAAPVEQNGPAARLAVAGAVIEQIAAHRVEHGMGLLSEPYRQGRAGTLLTVSRALTIAGTVGAVLGRRSRVVSALSGAALLAASAATRFGIFDGGVASARDPKYTVIPQRARLAARSGDASGPGEVADRGEVADPGGGAGSGGTPASGGVAITGGAVLGDPGNGAADDDPPR; encoded by the coding sequence GTGAGCGCGGCTCCCGGCACGCCGGAGCGGGACGACGCGGCTCCGGGCACCGGCCAAGCCGCCGGTCCGGGCGCCGGTCAGCACGGTTCGAGCGTGGGTGCGGGCGGTTCGGGCGTGGGCAAGGCGGGGCAGGGCGTCGACCGGCGCGGTGAGCGGGACGTGGCCGGCCGGCCGGGACGCCGGGGTCGCTCGCGGTCCCGGGAAGAGATCATGGTGCCGGAGGCCGAGTTCCGGTCGTACTACAACCGGCCGATCGTCAAGGCCGCGGTGTGGAAGCACGACATCGCCGCCTACCTGTTCACCGGCGGGCTAGCGGCCGGATCCGCGCTGCTCGGCGCGGGCGGGGACGTCACCGGGCGGCCCGCGCTGCGCCGCGCCGGACGCCTCGCCGCGCTCGGCGCCATCGGTGCCAGCACATACTTCCTGATCGCCGACCTCGGCCGCCCGGCCCGCTTCCACCACATGCTGCGGATCGCGCGGCCGACCTCGCCGATGTCGATGGGCACCTGGATCCTCTCCGCGTTCGGCGGCGCGGCCGGGGTCGCCGCCGCGGCCGAGCTCGCCCCGGCGCTGCTGCCGGAGCGGGGACCGCTCGGCCTGGTCCGGCGCGCGATGCCGGCCACCGGACGCGCGGCCGGGCTCGCCGCCGCGGCCGTCGCACCCGCGCTCGCCACCTACACCGCGGTGCTGCTCGCGGACACGGCCACGCCGTCCTGGCACGAGGCGTACCCGGAGCTGCCGTTCGTCTTCGGCGGCAGCGCACTGGCCAGCGGCGCCGCGGTCGGGCTGATCGCGGCGCCGGTGGAGCAGAACGGCCCGGCGGCCCGGCTCGCGGTCGCGGGCGCGGTCATCGAGCAGATCGCGGCGCACCGGGTCGAACACGGGATGGGGCTGCTCAGCGAGCCGTACCGGCAGGGCCGCGCCGGGACGCTGCTGACGGTGAGCCGGGCGCTGACCATCGCCGGTACGGTCGGCGCGGTGCTCGGGCGCCGCAGCCGGGTGGTGTCCGCGCTCTCCGGGGCCGCGCTGCTGGCGGCCTCGGCGGCCACCCGGTTCGGGATCTTCGACGGCGGCGTGGCCTCGGCGCGGGACCCGAAGTACACGGTGATCCCGCAGCGGGCCCGGCTCGCGGCCCGCTCCGGTGACGCCTCCGGCCCTGGTGAGGTTGCGGATCGTGGTGAGGTTGCGGATCCCGGTGGCGGTGCGGGTTCCGGTGGGACGCCAGCGTCCGGTGGCGTCGCGATCACCGGCGGTGCGGTCCTCGGTGACCCCGGTAACGGTGCCGCCGACGACGACCCGCCGCGTTGA
- a CDS encoding PRC and DUF2382 domain-containing protein yields MSITSEHWNSLPGRTVFDRDGDRVGTVDQVWTGADGTGAEWVSVRTGLFGLRDTLIPLGGAELRGEELFVPFDKSTIKGAPRVESDADEPLDQAEVQRLYAYYAGGENTGRHRGGRDAMTRSEERLDVGTERHVTGTARLRKYVVTEDVRTTVPVQREEVRLEREPITDANREDAFAGPAISESEHEVTLHAERPVVRTEAVPVERVRLGTETVEDEETVGGRVRKERIEADLPDRRRR; encoded by the coding sequence ATGAGCATCACGTCCGAGCACTGGAACTCCCTTCCTGGCCGCACCGTCTTCGACCGGGACGGTGACCGCGTCGGCACCGTGGATCAGGTGTGGACGGGGGCGGACGGCACCGGCGCCGAGTGGGTCAGCGTGCGGACCGGCCTGTTCGGCCTGCGCGACACGCTGATCCCGCTCGGCGGGGCCGAGCTGCGCGGCGAGGAGCTGTTCGTGCCGTTCGACAAGTCCACGATCAAGGGGGCGCCGCGGGTGGAGAGCGACGCCGACGAGCCGCTCGACCAGGCCGAGGTGCAGCGCCTGTACGCGTACTACGCCGGGGGTGAGAACACCGGCCGGCACCGTGGCGGCCGCGACGCGATGACCCGTTCCGAGGAGCGGCTCGACGTGGGTACGGAACGGCACGTGACCGGCACGGCGCGGCTGCGCAAGTACGTGGTCACCGAGGATGTGCGGACCACCGTGCCGGTGCAGCGTGAGGAGGTGCGGCTGGAACGCGAGCCGATCACGGACGCGAACCGGGAGGACGCGTTCGCCGGCCCGGCGATCAGCGAGTCCGAGCACGAGGTGACGCTGCACGCGGAGCGCCCGGTCGTGCGCACGGAGGCGGTGCCGGTCGAGCGGGTCCGCCTCGGCACGGAGACCGTCGAGGACGAGGAGACGGTCGGCGGGCGGGTCCGTAAGGAGCGCATCGAGGCCGACCTGCCGGACCGCCGTCGCCGCTGA
- a CDS encoding Gfo/Idh/MocA family oxidoreductase gives MTTTFALVGFGFRAAALHRVAAALDGLHCVGAVVRSPRPLPVPAYGSLDECLTGARPDFVITAVPSPRNPDLITECVARGVPVLAETPPAPDPAGLRALWAAVGRSGLVQVAEQYPLMPTHAARAAAVRTGVIGTPTQVHVSSTQLYHAVALIRGLLGAGHAPATVRANRTEAPLLHPLDRAGWTGETTPRAATTTIATLDFGDGRSGLYDFTTGQTRNLLRFRRLLVRGTHGELHDDEIVHLTGPRGLARTALSRRQSGHELDLNGFDTESITLGTEVLWTNPYARRRWNDDEIATAALLDATAAWVRGAGPPPYPLAEAAQDHLIGLAIEESAASDRPVTTTVEAWTADP, from the coding sequence TTGACCACGACGTTCGCGCTGGTGGGGTTCGGTTTCCGGGCCGCCGCGCTGCATCGCGTCGCCGCCGCGCTCGACGGCCTGCACTGCGTCGGCGCGGTCGTCCGCTCGCCGCGCCCGCTGCCCGTACCCGCGTACGGGTCGCTGGACGAGTGCCTGACCGGCGCCCGGCCGGATTTCGTGATCACCGCGGTGCCGTCGCCGCGGAACCCGGACCTGATCACGGAATGTGTGGCGCGCGGCGTGCCGGTGCTGGCCGAGACGCCGCCCGCGCCCGACCCGGCCGGACTGCGCGCGCTCTGGGCCGCCGTGGGGCGGAGCGGCCTGGTGCAGGTCGCCGAGCAGTACCCGCTGATGCCCACGCACGCGGCCCGCGCCGCCGCGGTCCGGACCGGCGTCATCGGCACGCCCACCCAGGTGCACGTCTCCTCGACGCAGCTCTACCACGCGGTCGCGCTGATCCGCGGCCTGCTCGGCGCCGGCCACGCGCCCGCGACGGTCCGGGCCAACCGGACCGAGGCGCCGCTGCTGCACCCGCTGGACCGGGCCGGCTGGACCGGCGAGACCACGCCGCGCGCGGCCACCACCACGATCGCCACGCTGGACTTCGGCGACGGCCGGTCCGGGCTCTACGACTTCACCACCGGGCAGACCCGCAACCTGCTGCGGTTCCGGCGCCTGCTGGTCCGGGGCACGCACGGCGAGCTGCACGACGACGAGATCGTGCACCTGACCGGCCCGCGGGGGCTCGCCCGGACCGCGCTGTCCCGCCGGCAGAGCGGCCACGAGCTGGACCTGAACGGCTTCGACACCGAGTCGATCACGCTGGGCACCGAGGTGCTCTGGACCAACCCGTACGCCAGGCGGCGCTGGAACGACGACGAGATCGCCACGGCCGCGCTGCTCGACGCGACCGCGGCCTGGGTGCGCGGCGCGGGCCCGCCGCCGTACCCGCTGGCGGAAGCGGCCCAGGACCACCTGATCGGGCTCGCGATCGAGGAGTCGGCCGCGTCGGACCGCCCGGTGACGACGACCGTCGAGGCCTGGACCGCCGACCCGTGA